The proteins below are encoded in one region of Streptomyces sp. NBC_00490:
- a CDS encoding alpha/beta fold hydrolase produces MPAILIHGVPDTHRVWDGVRRHLTRSDVEAWDLPGFGTPRPTGFGSSKEEYVDWLVERLERVGEPVDLVGHDWGCILTARIASLRPDLVRTWAGGNGPISSRYVWHPLAETWQDPATGERFMAELDPEAFAKDLVNGFDAPAGPVKEMVRHVDDTMKDSVLRLYRSAMTMGSEWEAALSNVTAPALVFWGERDPACQIEFGDELGTALRATRVLHLDCNHWTVLERPAEVAAAIEEHWAQGTGR; encoded by the coding sequence ATGCCCGCCATCCTCATCCACGGCGTTCCCGACACCCACCGCGTGTGGGACGGCGTACGCCGACACCTGACCCGCTCCGACGTCGAGGCCTGGGACCTGCCCGGATTCGGCACCCCCCGCCCCACGGGCTTCGGCTCCAGCAAGGAGGAGTACGTCGACTGGCTCGTCGAGCGACTCGAGCGCGTCGGTGAGCCCGTGGACCTGGTCGGTCACGACTGGGGCTGCATCCTCACCGCTCGCATCGCCTCCCTCCGCCCCGACCTGGTGCGCACCTGGGCCGGCGGCAACGGACCCATCAGTTCCCGCTACGTCTGGCACCCGCTGGCCGAGACCTGGCAGGACCCCGCCACCGGCGAGCGGTTCATGGCCGAACTGGACCCTGAAGCCTTCGCGAAGGACCTGGTGAACGGCTTCGACGCGCCCGCCGGACCGGTGAAGGAGATGGTCCGGCACGTCGACGACACAATGAAGGACAGCGTTCTGCGGCTGTACCGGTCCGCCATGACCATGGGGTCGGAGTGGGAAGCGGCCCTGTCGAACGTCACCGCACCCGCGCTGGTGTTCTGGGGCGAGCGCGACCCCGCCTGCCAGATCGAGTTCGGCGACGAACTCGGCACCGCCCTGCGCGCCACCCGCGTCCTCCATCTCGACTGCAACCACTGGACGGTGCTGGAGCGGCCCGCGGAGGTGGCCGCCGCCATCGAGGAGCACTGGGCGCAGGGCACCGGACGCTAG